Proteins found in one Salvia splendens isolate huo1 chromosome 10, SspV2, whole genome shotgun sequence genomic segment:
- the LOC121750169 gene encoding myb-related protein 306-like: protein MGRPPCCEKIGVKKGPWTPEEDIILVSYIQEHGPGNWRAVPSNTGLLRCSKSCRLRWTNYLRPGIKRGNFNEHEEKMIIHLQALLGNRWAAIASYLPQRTDNDIKNYWNTHLRKKLGIQGHDHDGKENGGPTADSVSKGKWERRLQTDIHMAKQALCEALSLHKSDTTSLFPAPAPPAPSTYASSAENIARLLQNWMKKSPKTAGSCDSSDQNASVGLSSSPSEGATFAGRGGFNCSNSDISVETEMPFGLLEKWLFDDTAAQGQDGNFMEMALSETADLF, encoded by the exons ATGGGAAGACCACCTTGTTGTGAAAAAATTGGTGTGAAAAAAGGTCCATGGACTCCTGAAGAAGATATCATCCTTGTTTCTTACATTCAAGAACATGGCCCTGGAAACTGGAGAGCTGTTCCTTCTAACACAG GATTGCTCCGGTGCAGCAAGAGCTGCCGTCTCCGGTGGACGAACTATCTCCGGCCGGGAATCAAGCGCGGTAATTTCAACGAGCACGAAGAGAAAATGATCATCCACCTCCAAGCCCTTCTCGGCAACCG ATGGGCGGCTATAGCCTCGTATCTACCGCAGAGAACAGACAACGACATCAAGAACTACTGGAACACGCATCTCAGGAAGAAGCTCGGGATCCAAGGGCACGATCACGACGGTAAAGAAAATGGCGGCCCCACCGCGGATTCGGTTTCGAAGGGAAAGTGGGAGAGGAGGCTCCAAACAGATATTCACATGGCCAAACAGGCCTTATGCGAGGCTCTCTCTCTACACAAATCCGACACCACCTCCCTCTTCCCGGCGCCTGCGCCGCCTGCGCCGTCTACCTACGCTTCGAGCGCCGAAAACATCGCTCGGTTGCTCCAAAATTGGATGAAAAAGAGCCCTAAAACGGCGGGTTCGTGCGACAGCAGCGATCAGAACGCCTCGGTCGGGCTCAGCTCGAGCCCGAGCGAGGGGGCGACCTTCGCCGGCCGCGGCGGCTTCAATTGCTCGAATTCAGACATCTCGGTGGAGACGGAAATGCCCTTCGGCTTGCTGGAGAAGTGGCTGTTTGATGACACGGCGGCGCAGGGCCAGGATGGTAATTTCATGGAGATGGCCTTGAGTGAAACTGCTGATTTGTTTTGA
- the LOC121750108 gene encoding protein EMBRYO DEFECTIVE 514-like, giving the protein MAASEASMEAEEVKVPAEDSDNGAAKRSREEDVEAEPEEKRTKTENGAGEGEPIAAELVVGPKTFDTSVAMFDYFFKLLHSWSPNFNVNKYEHLVLLELLKKGHVEADRKIGAGVKAFQVRFHPQFKSRCFFLIREDDSVDDFSFRKCVDHISPLPENMQVKHNANKALRGKGGGRGRGGGRGRGRGWK; this is encoded by the exons ATGGCAGCTTCAGAGGCTTCGATGGAGGCAGAGGAGGTGAAGGTTCCGGCCGAGGATAGCGACAATGGCGCCGCGAAGCGCTCTAGAGAGGAGGATGTGGAGGCTGAGCCGGAGGAGAAGAGAACGAAAACCGAGAATGGCGCTGGAGAAGGAGAGCCAATAGCCGCTGAGTTGGTTGTTGGACCGAAAACTTTCGATACCTCTGTTGCTATGTTTGATTATTTCTTTAAGCTTCTTCATTCCTGGTCTCCCAATTTTAATGTCAATAAG TATGAGCACTTGGTGTTGCTAGAGTTGCTCAAGAAAGGTCATGTAGAGGCCGACAGAAAAATTGGCGCAGGTGTGAAAGCTTTCCAAGTCCGCTTCCATCCCCAGTTCAAAAGTCGCTGCTTCTTCCTCATAAGGGAGGATGACTCTGTTGATGACTTCAGCTTCAGAAAATGTGTGGATCACATTTCTCCATTGCCGGAAAACATGCAAGTCAAACACAATGCCAATAAGGCGTTGCGTGGAAAAGGAGGAGGCCGTGGGCGCGGCGGCGGCCGTGGACGTGGCAGAGGTTGGAAGTGA